The segment AACAAGATCTTCAGGCCCAACACTTGATAGAGTACTACGAATAGACTCTGCCCCAGCAACGAAGGTAGAGTAACGAATAAGACTTATGGTGCTGGTAAAATCTGGATGTTCAATTAGCCTATCAACAATTCGCACAAGACCCACTCGCAGCAGCCAATCTAGATCACGTTGCGCGACATCAGCACTTGCTTGCAGAGCAGTGACCACTCGGTCATGATCAACAGCATCACACTCGAGACTCTCAACTTGGATCATCAGACCTTCGTTAACCTGAGTAAGAGAATCAACCTTCGCCTCCAGGGAGGACCTGACCTCCTCCTCAACAGATTTTTCATAACCGAGAAGCTGATACTTCTGTTCTGAACACTGAAGGTCAACACCATGCTCAGAAACACGACGCTCCAATTCAGTTACACGAGAACAACACCCAACATGTACAACCTCCATTTCACCAAGCAACTGGATACGCCGCGCGCCCGCAACGAGGTAGAACATAGCCTTCCAGGGACGGTTTTGTAGAGGTGCCCGGTGTGGCACCGGCAACACCTAGTTTTCGTATATGTAGtgtaaattttttcatttttttatatattggCAAGTACGTAAAAAAATCGGAAACTACGTAAAAAATTGGCCACTACGAACAAAAAAATTGCCACCCAATTGGATCAACCAAGcccaaaaatatatttataacttAGACTTATCAATTAGTAGTCCAAAAAGCCTATTAATTTTAGCCCAAAAAACTAGTGTATCCCAAAGCTCATTTGGATAATTGGATCTTTTGATCGAATTGGGAGAATGGAAAAAAAAACGTGCCGTTGTAATAGATGAGTAGCAAAACAGAAagcaaaaaaaaagaaaaaaagccaTCGACACAGGGAAGTCGACTTCGAGACTTCGACTGTGACGCACGCTTCAGCCCTCACGCCTTCACTCACAAAGACTTGCTTGGTGCTTGATGCTTCCATTGCTAATTCCTTGTAATTTCTTGAGTATCTTGTTGATTGAGTAGCATAAATCGATTCCCAACTGTTCAATTCGACTCCAAGTGACCAAGCCCTAGCTAAGAATGAAacaagtaagtgtttgaaaattgaaattttacCAATTTGTTTAGGTTGAAATTGCTATGTTTTTATCTTGAATTGGTGAAATTGCTATGTTTTCATTGATGTTATTGACTTATTGATTGATTTGGTGAAATAAAATTGTTATGTCATATTGTCTTTATTGAAATTCAATTTTGATTTGGTGTAATTTCTATGTTTTGAGTTTTGATTGAAGCTATTGGATGATTTGGTGAAATTATTAGTTATTTAGCTTAATGTTGAATTGTAAGTTACCCTCGGGGGTTTTCTTACCAAAAGACCAAGACCTAATATTAATGAAAGTGGTGAAGGATCTTCCCAAACACCAATCACCAACCAATCAATTCCTTCGGTCTCTAATGCAAttccacaaacaccatgctctaaTGAAACTAATGATGGTGTAAGAAGGGAATATTTACTTCAAGGACCTTGTCAAATAAGGCTACACAAGTTTCCAAAAAAGAAAATAGGTGATAGATTAAGAAGCTTCGTTCCTTCACGGTTTAACGATTTTGATTAGTTAGAATATAGTGTGAAAAATAAAAAAGCATATTGTTTATATTGTTATGTCTGTGGAGACCTCATGGGACAAAAAGGAGGGAGAGATGCATTTGTTTCCCAAGGTTTTGATACttggaattaaaaaaaaatgcattttcGGACTCATGTGGGTAATGTTGATAGTTTTCACAACAAAGCAAGAGAAAAGTGTGACTTTTTATTGAGAGAAAAATAAGCTATTAATGTAGTCTTGAGGAGGGAAACCGAAGCGGAGGACCATAAAAACAAAGCTCGATTACGTGCTTCTATTATTGTTGTTAGACTTTTATTGAAGACCAGTTTACGTTTCGTGGTAATGAGGAGTCGGTTAACTAGAAAAATAGAGGGCTTTACATTGAAGTGTTAAAAGCCATTCGAGAGACTAGTGAAGATATTTTAAACAATACTTTAGAAAATGCTCCTAAGAACAATCAACTTATTTACCCTAAAATCCAAAAAGAACTTGTGCAATGTTTTGCACAAGAAGTACTTTTGAGTATTCGTCAAGAGAATGGTCAAGATGTATTTGCTTTATTGGTTGATGAATCTTGCGATGTCTCAAAAAAGGAACAAATGGCTATTGTTTTGCAATATGTGGATAGTCTTGGCTTTGTGAAGGAAAGATTCATTGGAGTTGTGCACGTGAAAAATACATCCTCTTTGACAATCAAAAATGCCTTAAAATGAAGTTCttacaagtaataagttgatttttagTCAGGTAATTTATTATTTACTTTTTTGTTACttcaatttaatttaattagctttgtgttatattatattatattatatatatatatatatatatatatatatatatatatatatatttcaatttttttaataaataataggACAAGGTTATGATGGGGCTAGCAATATGCGAGGGGAATTCAATGGTTTGAAAGCTTTGATATTACAAGAGAATGACACAACTTTTTATGTACATTGCCTTGCACACCAACTTCAATTGGTGGTTGTAGCTGTAGCAAAGAAGCATGATGGTGTTAGTGACTTTTTTGAGCAAATTTCATCGGTGGTTAATGTTGTTTGTGTCTCGTGTAAAAGAAAAGACTTGCTACGGCAACAAGCAAGACAAAGGGTGCAAAAAGGCTTATGTAGTGGTGAACTCGAAACGGGAAGAGGGTTAAATCAAGAGACTACACTTGGTCGGGTGGGAGATACAAGATGGGGTTCAGATTTCAACACACTCACAAGTCTGATGAAGTTGTTTGCGGATGTTCTTGTGGTTTTAGAATTTGTGAAAGTGGATGGAGGGTCATTGGCAAACCGCCAACAAGTGTCCAGAATTTTAGCATATTTTAAATCTTATGagtttgtgttttacttgtatatGATGTATGACATTTTACACCTCATGGGTACATTATCAAagcaatttcaaaaaaaaaaagatctagACATTTTAGAAGCGGCTTCGATGGTTAGAGGGACAATGGACGCATTGCAATCTTTAAGAGCCATGAGGTTTGCTACCATTTTGCCAAAGGTATCCTCTTTTTGTCAAACACACAATATTGCTACACTGGAAATGCAGGATTTTTATATTGGTGCGAGAAACCGAACGACCACAAAAACCAATAGATTTCACTTTGAGGTTGAAATCTTCAACACGGTGGTAGATATGCAACTGACAGAATATCGAGATCGATTtagtgaaacaagcacctagTTACTAGAATACATGGGTGCTTTGAGCCCTTGTGATTCATTTTCACAATTCCACAAATCAAAGTTGTTGAAGTTGGCTAAGTTGTACAAGTATGACTTTGATGATTCAGATTTGATAGATCTTGAAGGACAACTTGAGATATTTTATCACTCTTCCATCAAAGATGAGCGTATTACCACTTTGAATGGAATTTCTGAGCTTTCTCGTTTGATGgttttgttgggctgaagttttgttgaagattgcgtcatttgggctcggctgtttatttatttagtttgtattccggtttgggcctgtccaaccaagagccctttttgtttattatataagtatatgcttgcatgcatattaggttaatgattgaaatgatagatcagagcataacgatagtatttacaggtttctttaatcgttcttgtaacctaccaatcctctacagttgatgttcttaatggagctcttctgaggattttgttttaatcattcgacacgattgattcactcttgccttgttcttttttttgtgttcttgttgtttttataattaattacctgtttaagatctaatcgatattcatagattaaagttttaatctcatcaattggtatcagagcaggtggctgtgtaatcgatacacatcttttctgtgaaaaggttacaattagggtttttccgcaattaataatatttattgagccgtcatctcattattgacgtatcttgatatttattgttttgccctaatctgagttattacaagtctgatcttttaacaggttttttttcgatcataatggacgaattgcaatcaaatcctatcaatatttccaacagcatcggttcgacgacgaagattccaatcctatatacccatgattatgaagtctgggcgcatcactttgaagactacgtcataggatctgaggataatggatacctcatatgggaagcaatcattaatgga is part of the Lactuca sativa cultivar Salinas chromosome 7, Lsat_Salinas_v11, whole genome shotgun sequence genome and harbors:
- the LOC111885683 gene encoding uncharacterized protein LOC111885683, giving the protein MRGEFNGLKALILQENDTTFYVHCLAHQLQLVVVAVAKKHDGVSDFFEQISSVVNVVCVSCKRKDLLRQQARQRVQKGLCSGELETGRGLNQETTLGRVGDTRWGSDFNTLTSLMKLFADVLVVLEFVKVDGGSLANRQQVSRILAYFKSYEFVFYLYMMYDILHLMGTLSKQFQKKKDLDILEAASMVRGTMDALQSLRAMRFATILPKVSSFCQTHNIATLEMQDFYIGARNRTTTKTNRFHFEVEIFNTVVDMQLTEYRDRFSETST